A part of Methanosphaera cuniculi genomic DNA contains:
- a CDS encoding V-type ATP synthase subunit K (produces ATP from ADP in the presence of a proton gradient across the membrane; the K subunit is a nonenzymatic component which binds the dimeric form by interacting with the G and E subunits) → MAAELALGSALAAIGAGTAVGFAALGSGIGQGIASSASVGAVAEDSSMFAQGLVFTAIPETQAIYGFLIAILLLVFSGIMGGSPLGVTAGLVAIGAGVSVGFGGLGSGMGQGIASSASVGAVVEEPGMFAQGLVFTAIPETQAIYGFLIAILLLVFGGILGA, encoded by the coding sequence ATGGCAGCAGAATTAGCATTAGGTTCAGCCCTAGCTGCAATAGGTGCAGGTACAGCAGTAGGATTTGCAGCATTAGGTTCAGGTATCGGTCAAGGTATAGCATCTTCAGCATCTGTAGGAGCAGTAGCAGAAGATTCAAGTATGTTTGCTCAAGGTTTAGTATTTACAGCTATTCCTGAAACTCAGGCTATTTACGGTTTCCTTATCGCTATCTTATTATTAGTATTCTCAGGAATTATGGGAGGATCTCCATTAGGAGTAACAGCAGGTTTAGTAGCAATTGGTGCAGGAGTATCAGTTGGTTTCGGTGGACTTGGTTCAGGTATGGGTCAAGGTATCGCATCATCCGCATCTGTAGGTGCAGTTGTAGAAGAACCAGGTATGTTTGCTCAAGGTTTAGTATTCACAGCTATTCCTGAAACTCAGGCTATTTATGGTTTCCTTATCGCTATCTTATTATTAGTATTCGGTGGAATACTCGGAGCATAG